A single genomic interval of Streptococcus suis harbors:
- a CDS encoding dihydrolipoyl dehydrogenase family protein: MYQYDVTFIGSGHANWHAAVDLAKAGKKVAIVEKDITAGTCTNYGCNAKFLLESPFEFMDGLARYEKAGIAKTGEISWEKLMAYKKEEIPTYSPMLEGMFASLSIDLLKGHGQLKDLHTVMVDDKEITTDFIVIGTGQRPARLNVPGNEWFQDSRAFLDMDHMPERIVFIGAGIISLEFATMASLLGSEVHIIEFADRALAAYPEQMVASVIDKMIADGVSFHFNQAVVSAEKTASGLLVKTAQGLEIETDTIIDATGRVSNVEGLGLEEVGVDFDRTGIKVNEFMQTSLSNIYASGDVVSKTIPRLTPTASFESSYIAEHILGNPAPIAYPVVPNVVFTLPRLAQVGVTVAEAQANPEQYKIVEIPFGQQLKFQTKLETEAHFTLIVGSDKTLKGAALIGHEAGEMINLLTLIINQRLTATDLNRMIFAFPATTYALLSHVKTALM; this comes from the coding sequence ATGTATCAATACGATGTCACCTTTATCGGTTCAGGACATGCCAACTGGCATGCTGCGGTTGATTTAGCAAAGGCTGGCAAGAAAGTAGCCATTGTCGAAAAAGATATCACAGCAGGAACTTGCACAAACTACGGTTGTAATGCCAAGTTTTTATTAGAAAGTCCATTTGAATTTATGGATGGTTTGGCACGGTATGAAAAAGCAGGGATTGCCAAAACAGGTGAGATTTCCTGGGAAAAATTGATGGCGTATAAAAAAGAGGAAATTCCAACCTACTCTCCTATGTTAGAAGGTATGTTTGCCAGCCTGTCAATTGATCTTTTAAAAGGACACGGGCAGTTAAAAGATCTTCACACAGTGATGGTTGATGATAAGGAAATTACCACAGACTTTATCGTGATTGGAACAGGTCAACGCCCTGCTCGACTAAATGTCCCTGGGAATGAATGGTTCCAAGACAGCCGTGCCTTTCTTGATATGGACCATATGCCAGAAAGAATCGTCTTTATCGGTGCTGGGATTATTTCGCTAGAGTTTGCGACAATGGCTTCGCTACTGGGTTCAGAAGTTCACATCATCGAGTTTGCAGATCGTGCTTTAGCAGCCTATCCTGAACAAATGGTAGCTAGTGTCATTGATAAAATGATCGCCGATGGTGTTAGCTTCCATTTCAATCAAGCGGTTGTTTCAGCTGAAAAAACAGCAAGTGGTCTTCTTGTCAAAACAGCTCAGGGCTTAGAAATCGAGACAGACACCATTATTGACGCCACAGGCCGTGTCTCAAATGTAGAAGGTCTAGGCTTAGAAGAGGTTGGAGTGGATTTTGATCGCACTGGCATCAAGGTGAATGAGTTCATGCAGACATCTCTATCCAATATCTACGCGTCTGGTGATGTGGTTTCTAAAACAATTCCACGCTTGACACCGACTGCTAGCTTTGAGTCTAGCTACATTGCGGAGCATATTTTGGGCAATCCAGCTCCGATTGCCTATCCAGTTGTTCCAAATGTCGTTTTCACGCTACCACGTCTGGCTCAAGTTGGTGTTACGGTTGCAGAGGCCCAAGCAAATCCTGAACAGTACAAGATTGTAGAGATTCCCTTTGGACAACAATTAAAATTCCAAACTAAGTTGGAGACAGAAGCTCACTTTACGCTGATTGTAGGAAGTGATAAGACCTTGAAGGGTGCGGCCTTGATTGGGCATGAAGCAGGAGAGATGATTAATTTGCTGACCTTGATTATCAATCAACGGTTGACAGCAACAGATTTAAATCGCATGATTTTTGCTTTCCCCGCAACAACCTATGCTCTACTTTCCCATGTAAAAACAGCGCTAATGTAA
- a CDS encoding type 1 glutamine amidotransferase domain-containing protein, giving the protein MKKALIVLTNTEQYGEHERLTGLWISELTHFYDELVKAGYEADFVSPKGGYVPLDPHSLTMMDDVDRTYYKNADFRNRALGQTLRPEEVKATDYELIYYTGGHGVMWDFPESVEIAELASQIYQNGGLVTAVCHGVAGLLPIKDEAGQPLIAGKIVTGFTNQEEELNGTITLVPFLTETALREKGAKVEIGTAFTPVVRQDDRILTGQNPQSARTLGQTVVSMLTN; this is encoded by the coding sequence ATGAAAAAAGCACTGATTGTCCTAACCAATACAGAACAATATGGTGAGCATGAACGGTTGACAGGCTTGTGGATCAGTGAGCTGACCCACTTTTATGATGAGTTGGTCAAAGCGGGTTATGAAGCGGATTTTGTCAGCCCAAAAGGTGGCTACGTACCCCTAGACCCACATAGTTTGACCATGATGGATGATGTGGACCGCACTTACTATAAAAACGCTGATTTTCGCAATCGTGCCCTCGGTCAGACGCTACGACCAGAAGAGGTTAAGGCGACGGACTACGAGTTGATTTACTATACAGGTGGTCATGGAGTTATGTGGGATTTTCCAGAGTCTGTGGAAATAGCAGAGCTGGCAAGCCAGATTTACCAAAACGGAGGTCTCGTCACAGCAGTTTGTCATGGTGTAGCAGGGCTCTTACCAATCAAAGATGAGGCTGGTCAACCCTTGATTGCAGGAAAAATTGTCACAGGCTTTACCAATCAAGAAGAGGAGTTAAACGGCACCATAACCTTGGTACCATTTTTAACGGAGACAGCCCTTCGTGAAAAAGGGGCTAAGGTTGAAATTGGGACAGCCTTTACACCAGTTGTTCGTCAGGATGATCGCATCTTGACAGGTCAAAATCCCCAATCTGCTCGTACCCTAGGCCAAACAGTTGTTTCTATGTTGACAAATTAA
- a CDS encoding GNAT family N-acetyltransferase, whose protein sequence is MELRRPTIADKETILEMLAEFEKAGSAMDGGFISKDVDFEEWIFRNKDYEAGLNLPDGFVPSIQYVSFDQTGRALGFLSLRLRLNDFLLNKGGHIGYSIRPTERGKGYAKDQLRLGLQEAATKNISKVLVTCSTENQASRRTIVACGGVLEDVRDGVERYWIED, encoded by the coding sequence ATGGAATTAAGAAGACCGACTATAGCGGATAAGGAAACGATTTTGGAGATGCTGGCAGAATTTGAAAAAGCAGGCTCAGCTATGGACGGAGGCTTTATCTCCAAAGATGTGGACTTTGAAGAATGGATTTTTAGAAACAAAGACTATGAGGCAGGTCTCAATCTGCCAGACGGTTTTGTTCCTTCCATTCAATATGTGTCATTTGACCAGACTGGTCGAGCCCTTGGTTTTCTCAGTCTACGCCTACGGCTCAACGATTTCCTGCTCAATAAAGGCGGTCATATCGGATATTCCATTCGCCCAACCGAGCGAGGAAAGGGCTATGCCAAGGACCAGCTGCGACTTGGTTTGCAGGAAGCCGCAACCAAAAATATTTCCAAGGTCCTTGTGACTTGCTCGACAGAAAATCAAGCCAGCCGTCGCACGATTGTGGCTTGTGGTGGCGTTTTGGAAGATGTTCGAGACGGGGTAGAAAGATACTGGATTGAGGATTAA
- a CDS encoding DUF998 domain-containing protein: protein MRVQNLQKWGAIGFLINASIYLGTELIAAIGTGYPLSYVYGRQFISALGVYNGQQVAGVPENFSNWAIVMNSGFILTAIGFVLSYALLMFPKMRQRYPILAIIFLLIVTLFGLGSLLVGFFQGGVPGQDGLHGFGARLSFMMGNSILLLTGLFLPDQKMVYRSSSIFLGLCGFVAAGLLQTAIAENQVAVMAIYERLTVYPITAWQIVTGITFLKND from the coding sequence ATGAGAGTACAAAATCTACAAAAATGGGGAGCCATTGGCTTTCTAATAAATGCCAGTATTTACCTAGGAACCGAATTAATCGCTGCCATTGGAACGGGCTATCCGCTTAGCTATGTCTATGGTCGGCAGTTTATTTCAGCTCTTGGGGTATACAATGGCCAGCAGGTAGCTGGTGTGCCAGAAAACTTTTCAAATTGGGCGATTGTCATGAATAGCGGCTTTATTCTAACTGCGATTGGCTTTGTCCTCTCCTATGCTCTGCTTATGTTCCCAAAAATGAGGCAGAGATATCCGATTTTAGCCATCATTTTCTTGCTAATTGTCACCCTCTTTGGTCTAGGAAGTCTCTTGGTTGGTTTCTTCCAAGGCGGTGTACCTGGTCAGGATGGTTTGCATGGATTTGGGGCACGTCTGTCCTTTATGATGGGCAATAGCATCTTGCTGTTGACAGGTCTTTTCCTGCCCGATCAAAAAATGGTTTATCGCTCCAGTAGTATTTTTCTCGGATTGTGTGGTTTTGTCGCTGCAGGATTGTTGCAGACGGCAATCGCAGAAAATCAAGTGGCGGTAATGGCCATTTATGAACGCTTAACCGTCTATCCTATCACAGCTTGGCAGATAGTGACGGGGATAACATTTCTAAAGAATGACTAA
- a CDS encoding MazG nucleotide pyrophosphohydrolase domain-containing protein — translation MAELMVSVLEEYLRDHYGTTVPEQSLFMKLVEEIGEVAELLNKRAGRKMMDSEDDSSARLAEELADVIHYAVALAAVNQLDLTKSILEKDKRASVKYGREINLLEFIEKRK, via the coding sequence ATGGCGGAGTTGATGGTGAGTGTTTTGGAAGAATACTTGCGTGACCACTATGGGACGACAGTTCCAGAGCAAAGTCTCTTTATGAAATTAGTGGAAGAAATCGGTGAAGTGGCAGAGCTGCTGAACAAGCGTGCAGGCCGTAAGATGATGGATAGCGAAGACGACAGCTCTGCTCGTTTGGCAGAAGAATTAGCTGACGTTATTCACTATGCTGTAGCCTTAGCAGCGGTAAATCAACTAGATTTAACCAAGTCCATTTTGGAGAAAGACAAGCGGGCTTCCGTCAAATACGGTCGAGAAATAAATTTATTGGAATTTATAGAAAAGAGGAAATAA
- a CDS encoding replication-associated recombination protein A, translated as MPANLALRMRPKSIDEVIGQEHLVGPGKIIRRMIDANMLSSMILYGPPGIGKTSIASAIAGTTKYAFRTFNATTDNQKRLQEIAEEAKFSGGLVLLLDEIHRLNKTKQDFLLPLLENGNIIMIGATTENPFFSILPAIRSRVQIFELQPLQTSHIRQALELALTDSERGFDFPITIEPEALDFLANATNGDLRAAYNSLELAVLSTKESDDGSRHIDLDAVENSLQKSYISMDKNGDAHYDILSALQKSIRGSDVNASLHYAARLIEAEDLPSLARRLTVIAYEDIGLANPEAQIHTVTALEAAQKIGFPEARILIANVVVDLALSPKSNSAYLAMDAALADLRKNGHLPIPNHLRDGHYAGSKELGNAIGYQYPHAYPEKWVDQQYLPDKLLNADYFTANDTGKYERALGMTQEKIKNLKKNRRQNP; from the coding sequence ATGCCAGCCAATCTCGCCCTTCGTATGCGGCCAAAATCCATTGATGAAGTCATCGGTCAGGAACACCTGGTCGGTCCTGGAAAGATTATCCGTCGCATGATTGATGCCAATATGCTGTCGTCTATGATTCTCTACGGTCCGCCAGGGATTGGCAAGACCTCGATTGCGTCCGCAATTGCTGGCACGACCAAATATGCCTTTCGGACCTTTAATGCCACGACCGACAACCAAAAACGCCTGCAGGAAATCGCTGAAGAGGCTAAGTTTTCTGGCGGTCTGGTTCTCCTGCTCGATGAAATCCACCGCCTTAACAAGACCAAGCAGGACTTCCTGCTCCCTCTTTTGGAAAATGGCAATATCATCATGATTGGAGCAACGACGGAAAATCCATTTTTCTCAATCCTGCCTGCCATTCGCAGTCGGGTGCAGATTTTTGAGTTGCAACCTTTGCAAACCAGCCATATCCGACAGGCCTTGGAGTTGGCTTTGACAGACAGCGAACGTGGTTTTGACTTCCCTATTACCATTGAGCCTGAGGCTCTGGATTTCCTAGCCAATGCTACCAACGGTGACCTTCGTGCCGCCTACAATTCTCTAGAACTGGCTGTGCTTTCGACCAAGGAAAGTGACGACGGTAGCCGCCACATTGATCTGGACGCCGTAGAAAATAGCCTGCAAAAGTCCTACATCAGCATGGACAAGAACGGCGATGCCCACTACGACATCCTCTCCGCTCTGCAAAAATCCATTCGGGGTAGCGATGTCAATGCCAGCCTCCACTACGCCGCTCGTTTGATTGAGGCGGAAGACCTGCCTAGTCTGGCTCGTCGCTTAACCGTTATTGCCTACGAAGACATCGGCTTAGCCAATCCAGAGGCTCAGATTCATACGGTGACGGCCCTTGAAGCGGCTCAGAAAATTGGTTTTCCAGAAGCACGGATTTTGATTGCCAATGTGGTAGTCGATTTGGCTCTTTCTCCCAAGTCCAACTCTGCCTATCTGGCTATGGATGCAGCTCTGGCTGATTTACGGAAAAACGGCCATCTGCCCATTCCAAATCATCTTCGGGATGGCCACTATGCTGGCAGCAAGGAGCTGGGAAATGCTATTGGCTACCAGTATCCACATGCCTATCCTGAAAAATGGGTGGACCAGCAATACCTGCCCGATAAGTTACTGAATGCGGACTACTTCACCGCCAACGACACCGGCAAATACGAGCGTGCCTTGGGTATGACCCAAGAAAAGATAAAAAATTTGAAAAAAAATAGACGCCAAAATCCTTGA
- the nrdD gene encoding anaerobic ribonucleoside-triphosphate reductase, whose translation MNVQENVLPSIELLVLKRDGRTVSFDQDKIFSALRRANQELEHPVSEAGLKIVLEAVLAEIGRRFEKDIQIYEIQTVVEQELLKAHLYDLAELYIQYRTRRDFRLHQATDINFEIHKLLSKDQSVVNENANKDADVFNTQRDLTAGIVGKSIGLKLLPAHVANAHQKGDIHYHDLDYSPYTPMTNCCLIDFKGMLAQGFKIGNADVESPKSIQTATAQISQIIANVASSQYGGCSADRIDEVLAPYAELNYQKHLKDAKDWVLADKQEEYARAKTQKDIYDAMQSLEYEINTLFTSNGQTPFTSLGFGLGTSWFEREIQKAILNIRIKGLGREGRTAIFPKLIFTVKRGLNLEPDSPNYDIKQLAIECATKRMYPDMLSYDKIVELTGSFKVPMGCRSFLQGWKDENGQDVTSGRMNLGVVTVNLPRIAMESAGDMDKFWEIFAERMAIAKDALIYRVERVKEATPANAPILYQYGAFGKRLAKTDAVDEVFKNRRATVSLGYIGLYEVATVFYGGEWENNPEAKDFTVDIIKKMKNLVEDWSDEYGYHFSVYSTPSESLTDRFCRMDTEKFGIVKDITDKEYYTNSFHYDVRKNPTPFEKLDFEKIYPAVGASGGFIHYCEYPVLQQNPKALEAVWDYAYDRVGYLGTNTPIDHCYACDFEGDFEPTERGFKCPNCGNSDPKSVDVVKRTCGYLGNPQARPMVKGRHKEISARVKHMNGSSL comes from the coding sequence ATGAATGTGCAAGAAAATGTCTTACCGAGTATAGAATTATTGGTTTTGAAACGTGATGGACGGACAGTATCCTTTGACCAGGATAAGATTTTTTCTGCTCTTCGGCGGGCAAACCAAGAATTAGAACATCCTGTTTCAGAAGCAGGTTTGAAAATAGTATTAGAAGCTGTTTTGGCTGAAATTGGTCGCCGATTTGAGAAAGATATTCAAATTTACGAAATTCAAACGGTCGTTGAACAGGAATTGTTAAAGGCTCATTTATATGATTTGGCGGAGCTTTATATTCAATACCGAACACGCCGTGATTTTCGCCTTCATCAGGCTACCGATATTAATTTTGAAATTCATAAGCTGTTGAGCAAGGACCAGTCTGTGGTCAATGAAAACGCTAATAAAGATGCGGATGTTTTCAACACCCAGCGGGATTTGACAGCGGGGATTGTTGGCAAGTCAATCGGTCTCAAATTATTGCCAGCTCATGTGGCCAATGCCCATCAAAAGGGGGACATCCATTATCATGACTTGGATTACAGCCCTTATACACCAATGACTAATTGTTGTTTGATTGATTTTAAAGGGATGTTGGCACAGGGCTTCAAGATAGGAAATGCGGATGTAGAAAGTCCAAAATCAATTCAAACAGCTACGGCTCAGATTTCACAAATCATTGCCAATGTGGCTTCTAGTCAATATGGTGGTTGCTCAGCTGACCGTATTGATGAAGTTTTGGCGCCCTATGCGGAACTTAACTACCAAAAGCATTTGAAAGACGCCAAGGATTGGGTGTTAGCAGACAAGCAAGAAGAATATGCGCGTGCTAAAACGCAAAAAGACATCTATGACGCTATGCAGTCTTTGGAGTATGAAATTAACACCCTTTTTACTTCCAATGGACAAACACCCTTTACCTCACTCGGTTTTGGCCTAGGAACATCCTGGTTTGAGCGAGAAATTCAAAAAGCGATTTTGAACATTCGTATCAAGGGTCTGGGACGCGAAGGTCGGACAGCTATCTTTCCTAAGCTGATTTTCACAGTTAAGCGTGGCTTGAACTTGGAGCCAGATTCTCCAAACTATGACATCAAGCAATTGGCGATTGAATGTGCAACCAAGCGTATGTATCCAGATATGCTTTCTTATGATAAGATTGTTGAGTTGACAGGTTCTTTCAAGGTGCCAATGGGCTGCCGTTCTTTCCTTCAAGGCTGGAAGGATGAAAATGGGCAGGATGTGACATCTGGTCGGATGAACTTGGGTGTCGTGACCGTCAATCTGCCACGGATTGCTATGGAGTCTGCAGGAGATATGGATAAGTTCTGGGAAATCTTTGCAGAACGCATGGCCATTGCCAAGGATGCCCTGATCTATCGTGTGGAACGAGTGAAAGAGGCGACACCTGCCAATGCACCAATTCTCTATCAGTATGGAGCATTCGGCAAACGCTTGGCTAAGACAGACGCAGTAGATGAAGTCTTTAAAAATCGTCGAGCAACCGTATCTTTGGGGTACATTGGTTTGTATGAAGTCGCAACCGTATTTTACGGTGGCGAATGGGAGAACAACCCAGAGGCAAAAGATTTCACGGTGGATATTATCAAGAAAATGAAAAACTTGGTTGAAGATTGGTCGGATGAATATGGTTATCATTTCTCAGTTTATTCGACACCATCTGAAAGCCTGACAGACCGCTTCTGCCGTATGGATACAGAGAAATTTGGCATCGTTAAGGACATTACAGATAAAGAATATTACACTAACAGTTTCCATTATGATGTACGCAAAAATCCAACACCGTTTGAAAAACTGGACTTTGAGAAAATTTATCCTGCTGTAGGTGCCAGTGGTGGATTTATCCATTACTGTGAATACCCTGTGCTGCAACAAAATCCAAAGGCCTTGGAAGCTGTTTGGGACTATGCTTATGACCGTGTTGGTTACTTGGGAACCAATACTCCGATTGACCATTGTTACGCTTGCGATTTTGAAGGTGATTTTGAGCCGACGGAGCGTGGCTTCAAGTGTCCAAATTGCGGGAATAGCGATCCTAAGTCGGTGGATGTTGTTAAACGAACTTGTGGTTATCTAGGCAATCCACAGGCCCGTCCGATGGTAAAAGGCCGTCACAAGGAAATTTCGGCGCGTGTGAAACACATGAATGGGTCGAGCTTATAA
- a CDS encoding DUF3021 domain-containing protein, translating to MEVLYVSFYHTFITSAVFGQGTYLPLNPFSTMGAYYLSNFSQVTVMMICVAIWAAIGLLFQLADKIFEQDWSLLRMTATHFGITALGFTPLGILAGWFPVKLGALLFFWFIFVLIYALLFFLNHRKMERQIKDINGRL from the coding sequence TTGGAGGTCTTATATGTTTCATTTTACCACACTTTTATCACATCAGCCGTCTTCGGACAGGGAACCTACCTCCCTCTCAATCCCTTTTCAACCATGGGGGCTTACTACCTGAGCAACTTTAGTCAAGTAACCGTCATGATGATTTGTGTAGCCATTTGGGCGGCAATCGGTCTCTTGTTCCAGCTGGCAGACAAGATTTTTGAACAGGACTGGAGCCTTTTACGAATGACGGCAACGCATTTTGGAATCACAGCTTTAGGCTTCACACCGCTGGGCATTTTGGCTGGTTGGTTTCCCGTGAAACTTGGGGCCCTTCTCTTTTTCTGGTTTATCTTTGTCTTGATTTACGCTCTGCTATTTTTCCTAAACCATCGGAAAATGGAGCGGCAGATAAAGGACATCAATGGTCGTTTGTAG
- a CDS encoding MarR family winged helix-turn-helix transcriptional regulator: MSDYHYSKQLCYSFYQVNKLFNQFYLKNLKEFDLTYTQYLVLVVLWEKAPLTLKELGEKLDLASNTLTPLLKRLEAKGYIQRSIPLGDKRQLLIQLTEDGQMLQTSLEDKLLSCFRQLDGLTIEKKQSYVKYNQELIESLQNYLD, from the coding sequence ATGTCCGACTATCATTACTCAAAGCAGCTCTGCTATTCCTTCTACCAAGTCAACAAACTCTTTAATCAATTTTATCTGAAAAATCTCAAGGAATTTGACTTGACCTATACCCAGTACCTCGTGCTTGTTGTCCTCTGGGAAAAAGCTCCACTGACACTCAAGGAACTCGGTGAAAAGCTAGATTTGGCCAGCAACACCTTGACGCCACTTCTCAAGCGACTCGAGGCAAAGGGCTACATCCAGCGAAGCATTCCTCTGGGAGACAAACGACAACTCCTTATCCAGCTCACCGAAGACGGTCAAATGCTCCAAACCAGTCTTGAAGATAAGCTACTTTCCTGCTTTCGCCAACTCGATGGCCTGACTATAGAAAAAAAACAATCGTACGTCAAGTACAATCAGGAACTCATCGAGAGTTTACAGAACTATTTGGACTAA
- a CDS encoding IS110 family transposase — MFHFTTLFIGMDVHKESFSLCYYDMMANQFKHSTKVGPNVSYIVNYVNELRRLYGQDAEVLCGYEAGCLGFTLYHQLQAHGIPCIVMAPTTVMKEGSKRVKTDKKDAAQLAKALAFRSYRPVHIPTVEDEQVKEYIRMRTDHKVALKKIKQQILAFCLRHDFRYTEGSSNWTQKHVRWLRSLNPDGLYAEILTEYLLTYEKLVDQIERYDARIEQLGQSDSYQEKVSRLSCFIGIKTLTALSIVTEIGDFNRFATAQHFASYLGLTPSENSSGDKERRGAITKAGNSHVRRLLIEAAQSLAKGTIGYKSKELKRRQSGNRVEVIAYADKANERLRRRYRTLVLGKNKKQNVAKTAIARELSGFIWGMMTGRIA; from the coding sequence ATGTTTCATTTTACCACACTTTTCATCGGAATGGATGTTCACAAAGAAAGTTTTTCACTCTGCTATTATGATATGATGGCGAATCAATTCAAACATAGCACTAAAGTTGGTCCAAATGTTAGCTATATTGTGAACTATGTGAATGAGCTTCGTCGTTTATATGGTCAAGATGCAGAAGTGTTATGTGGCTACGAAGCCGGATGTCTTGGATTTACCCTATATCACCAGCTACAAGCTCACGGGATCCCCTGTATCGTGATGGCGCCTACAACGGTGATGAAGGAAGGATCTAAGCGTGTTAAGACTGATAAAAAAGATGCAGCTCAGCTCGCAAAAGCTCTGGCCTTTCGTAGCTATCGGCCTGTTCATATTCCTACTGTTGAGGATGAACAAGTCAAAGAATATATCCGCATGAGAACAGACCACAAAGTGGCTCTGAAGAAAATCAAACAACAAATTCTTGCCTTCTGTCTCCGACATGATTTTCGCTATACCGAGGGAAGCAGTAATTGGACACAGAAACATGTCCGCTGGCTCCGTTCCCTAAATCCTGATGGACTTTACGCAGAGATTTTGACAGAATATCTATTGACCTATGAGAAATTAGTAGATCAAATAGAACGGTATGATGCACGAATTGAGCAACTGGGTCAAAGCGACAGTTACCAAGAGAAGGTCTCACGGCTTTCTTGCTTTATTGGCATTAAAACACTAACTGCTCTTTCCATTGTGACAGAAATCGGTGATTTTAATCGCTTTGCGACAGCTCAACATTTTGCTTCTTATCTTGGGCTAACTCCTAGCGAAAATTCTAGCGGCGACAAGGAGAGAAGAGGTGCTATCACCAAAGCTGGGAATAGCCATGTGAGACGACTTCTGATAGAAGCTGCACAATCATTGGCTAAGGGGACGATTGGGTATAAATCCAAAGAATTGAAAAGGAGACAAAGTGGAAACCGAGTGGAGGTGATTGCTTATGCGGATAAGGCTAATGAACGCTTAAGAAGACGTTATCGCACACTTGTTCTAGGAAAAAATAAGAAACAAAATGTTGCTAAAACAGCTATTGCACGAGAATTGTCTGGTTTTATTTGGGGGATGATGACAGGAAGAATAGCTTGA
- the nrdG gene encoding anaerobic ribonucleoside-triphosphate reductase activating protein, giving the protein MNNPKPQEWKSEEFSQGRIIDYKAFNFVDGEGVRCSLYVSGCLFHCEGCYNVATWSFKAGIPYTKELEDRILADLAQPYVQGLTLLGGEPFLNTGTVLPLVKRIRKELPEKDIWSWTGYTWEEMMLETPDKLELLSYLDILVDGRYDRTKRNLMLQFRGSSNQRIIDVQKSLQEKRVVLWDKLKK; this is encoded by the coding sequence ATGAATAATCCTAAACCACAAGAATGGAAGAGCGAGGAATTTAGCCAAGGGCGAATAATAGACTACAAAGCCTTTAACTTTGTGGATGGAGAAGGAGTCCGTTGCTCTCTATATGTTAGTGGCTGTCTGTTTCACTGCGAGGGCTGCTACAATGTTGCAACCTGGTCTTTTAAAGCTGGGATTCCCTATACCAAGGAGCTTGAAGACCGCATTTTAGCAGACTTGGCCCAGCCCTATGTACAGGGCCTAACCCTCTTGGGTGGCGAGCCTTTTCTGAACACAGGCACGGTCCTCCCACTCGTAAAGCGAATTCGGAAAGAATTGCCAGAAAAGGACATTTGGTCTTGGACAGGCTACACATGGGAAGAAATGATGTTAGAAACTCCGGATAAGTTAGAGTTACTATCCTATTTAGATATTCTAGTTGACGGCCGTTATGACCGTACCAAGCGCAATCTTATGCTGCAATTTCGAGGCTCATCGAATCAACGCATCATCGATGTACAGAAATCATTACAGGAAAAACGAGTTGTCCTGTGGGATAAGTTAAAAAAATAG
- a CDS encoding ASCH domain-containing protein: MVHEMLLAPKPFEMMKSGQKTIELRLYDEKRKHIQIGDRIRFYCTENQTQTIEVQVLDLHIFDNFAQLYKELDLLSCGYTQSSIRGAKPEDMEVYYSREQLEQYGAVGIELRVIDSI; encoded by the coding sequence ATGGTTCATGAAATGTTACTGGCTCCAAAACCTTTTGAAATGATGAAGTCTGGCCAGAAGACTATTGAGCTACGACTTTATGACGAGAAGCGCAAGCATATACAAATTGGAGATCGCATCCGTTTTTATTGTACAGAAAATCAGACGCAAACGATCGAGGTGCAAGTATTAGATCTTCACATATTTGATAATTTTGCTCAGTTATACAAAGAACTGGATTTATTGTCTTGTGGATATACGCAAAGCAGTATCAGAGGGGCGAAACCAGAAGATATGGAAGTTTACTATTCGCGAGAACAATTAGAACAGTACGGTGCAGTTGGTATAGAATTGAGGGTAATAGATTCTATTTGA